A region from the Halosolutus gelatinilyticus genome encodes:
- a CDS encoding MFS transporter codes for MALNANDRSIASFTMAGHALVHWFETSIPIFLVVWLAEFDVRVALAGLIVALGYAPFGAGALPGGILADRYGTKRLILLCLVGMSASFLVLAAAAFLDSIYAIAVGLVLWGIAASVYHPAGLSLISTGVEDRGTVFAWHGIAGNVGIAFGPFAAATLLIVFGWERWHVVAALLAVPGFLAAAYGLRADFDPTAAVDEDVDAGPDEALSPSDLLGNSRTLFASAFAIVFVIVTFEGLYYRGMLTFLPEILHGLPAIEGIAVAPTLERYDLNVEFYIYVGLLVVGMAGQYVGGKLTDRIAPARGLAGLFAVLALLAAAFVPVTDMGLLAIVALCGVFGFFLFAIQPFYQNAVAVYTPPDSRGLSYGYTYLGEFGLGSASIAIGGFVLGGFPLSTFFLLIAGFALVGTVLAVGLLAGVDRFFAGEDAEAIEAGTD; via the coding sequence ATGGCCCTCAACGCGAACGATCGATCGATCGCCAGCTTCACGATGGCCGGCCACGCGCTGGTTCACTGGTTCGAGACGTCGATCCCCATCTTTCTCGTCGTTTGGCTCGCGGAGTTCGACGTGCGGGTCGCGCTTGCCGGACTCATCGTCGCGCTCGGCTACGCCCCATTCGGCGCCGGCGCGCTCCCGGGCGGTATCCTCGCCGATCGGTACGGGACGAAACGGCTCATCCTGCTCTGTCTCGTCGGGATGAGCGCCTCGTTTCTCGTCCTCGCCGCTGCGGCGTTCCTTGACTCCATCTACGCGATCGCCGTCGGTCTCGTGCTGTGGGGGATCGCGGCGAGCGTCTACCATCCCGCCGGACTGTCGCTGATCAGCACCGGCGTCGAGGATCGCGGCACCGTCTTCGCCTGGCACGGCATCGCCGGCAACGTCGGTATCGCGTTCGGCCCGTTCGCCGCCGCCACGCTGCTCATCGTCTTCGGCTGGGAGCGGTGGCACGTCGTCGCCGCGCTCCTCGCGGTTCCCGGCTTTCTCGCGGCCGCCTACGGGCTTCGGGCGGACTTCGACCCGACGGCGGCCGTCGACGAGGACGTCGACGCCGGCCCCGACGAGGCGCTGTCACCCTCCGATCTGCTCGGAAACTCCCGCACGCTGTTCGCCAGCGCCTTCGCGATCGTCTTCGTGATCGTCACCTTCGAAGGGCTGTACTACCGCGGGATGCTCACCTTCCTCCCCGAGATCCTCCACGGCCTGCCAGCGATCGAGGGGATCGCGGTCGCGCCGACGCTCGAGCGGTACGACCTCAACGTCGAGTTCTACATCTACGTCGGCCTGCTCGTCGTCGGGATGGCCGGCCAGTACGTCGGCGGGAAACTCACCGATCGGATCGCACCCGCCCGCGGGCTCGCCGGCCTCTTCGCCGTTCTGGCGCTGCTCGCGGCCGCGTTCGTCCCCGTCACCGACATGGGGCTGCTCGCGATCGTCGCCCTCTGTGGCGTCTTCGGCTTCTTCCTCTTCGCCATCCAGCCGTTCTACCAGAACGCGGTCGCTGTCTACACCCCGCCGGACAGCCGCGGCCTCTCCTACGGCTACACCTACCTCGGCGAGTTCGGCCTCGGCTCCGCGAGCATCGCGATCGGCGGCTTCGTCCTCGGCGGCTTCCCCCTGTCGACGTTCTTCCTGCTGATCGCGGGCTTCGCGCTCGTCGGCACCGTCCTCGCCGTCGGCCTGCTGGCCGGCGTCGATCGCTTCTTCGCCGGGGAGGACGCCGAGGCGATCGAGGCGGGAACGGACTGA
- a CDS encoding polysaccharide deacetylase family protein, whose protein sequence is MERRTYLALASATCLAGCTDSRSASRDREPASETESSSAIDSNATPESDRTADDPDESATEGANPEGTDDDFEDLSAWDVSGGTLTPDPDRSFVGTQSARLETRRDEGATRLRKPFSSPRDLTDVVPGIAAAAADRLTLVVWLLDENGNRIEYRRRIDADLPFMRYNVGLTAVDDGFDHGAIVEVQVRLWTADDDARTVWLDDLHFTPRPERGKVMIQFDDGNETDYTEALPILEPYGYPAVSFVNPGSIERGSDGGPALSLDQARELRDAGWCIANHTMTHAELPELDASEQETEIREGKAWLREHGFEEGAEYFAYPFGAYDATTIELVDEHHSIGFAGGGVGQGYTTNTTLASRLGEPDAERARTAIERTAELRGISSLLFHGLEGETLADFEATIEALHEYESAGEIDVILPRDLERSYLF, encoded by the coding sequence ATGGAGCGACGAACGTACCTCGCGCTCGCGTCGGCAACCTGCCTCGCCGGCTGTACCGACTCGCGGTCGGCGTCTCGCGACCGCGAGCCGGCGTCGGAGACCGAGTCGTCCTCGGCGATCGACTCGAACGCGACTCCCGAGTCCGATCGAACGGCGGACGACCCGGACGAATCCGCGACCGAGGGGGCGAACCCGGAGGGAACCGACGACGACTTCGAGGACCTCTCCGCGTGGGACGTTTCCGGCGGCACGCTGACGCCGGATCCGGATCGATCGTTCGTCGGCACCCAGAGCGCTCGTCTCGAGACGCGACGCGACGAGGGTGCGACTCGGCTCCGAAAGCCGTTCTCGTCCCCCCGCGACCTGACGGACGTCGTTCCCGGGATCGCCGCCGCGGCCGCCGATCGGCTCACGCTCGTCGTCTGGCTGCTCGACGAGAACGGCAACCGGATCGAGTACCGACGGCGCATCGACGCCGACCTGCCGTTCATGCGGTACAACGTCGGACTCACCGCCGTCGACGACGGGTTCGACCATGGAGCGATCGTCGAGGTCCAGGTACGGCTGTGGACGGCCGACGACGACGCGCGAACCGTCTGGCTCGACGACCTCCACTTCACCCCGCGTCCGGAGCGGGGGAAGGTGATGATCCAGTTCGACGACGGCAACGAGACGGATTACACGGAGGCGCTCCCGATACTGGAGCCGTACGGTTACCCCGCCGTCTCGTTCGTCAACCCCGGGTCCATCGAGCGGGGGTCGGACGGCGGTCCGGCGCTGTCGCTCGACCAGGCGCGCGAGCTTCGGGACGCGGGCTGGTGTATCGCCAACCACACGATGACCCACGCGGAACTCCCGGAACTCGACGCGAGCGAACAGGAAACCGAGATCCGCGAGGGTAAGGCGTGGCTCCGGGAGCACGGCTTCGAGGAGGGGGCCGAGTACTTCGCCTACCCGTTCGGCGCGTACGACGCGACGACGATCGAACTCGTCGACGAGCACCACAGCATCGGGTTCGCCGGCGGCGGCGTCGGGCAGGGGTACACCACCAACACGACCCTCGCGTCCCGCCTCGGCGAACCGGACGCCGAGCGGGCGCGGACGGCGATCGAGCGGACCGCCGAACTTCGGGGCATCTCGTCGCTGCTCTTTCACGGCCTCGAAGGCGAGACGCTCGCGGACTTCGAGGCGACGATCGAGGCGCTCCACGAGTACGAGTCGGCCGGCGAGATCGACGTCATCCTGCCTCGGGACCTCGAACGATCGTACCTGTTCTGA
- a CDS encoding Nif3-like dinuclear metal center hexameric protein: protein MELSAFVDRLDEELRTADYADLDASANGLQVGPDEGTVEHVAFAVDGVRETFDRAIEVGADAIVAHHGILWGGFDRVTGRTYDRIAPLIEHDLALYVSHLPLDGHQELGNAAGVADVLDLENRTPFGELGSEYVGQRGVASDPYAPDELRDRLGSDLETGDRSVQVLEFGPDEIEEVAIVTGSGTDWLDEAVAAGADALVTGEGKQQVYHEAREAGIHVVLAGHYATETFGVRSVRDLVDDWGLETTYVEVPTGL from the coding sequence ATGGAACTCTCCGCGTTCGTCGATCGACTCGACGAGGAGCTTCGAACCGCCGACTACGCCGACCTCGACGCCAGCGCGAACGGGCTGCAGGTCGGCCCCGACGAGGGCACCGTCGAGCACGTCGCCTTCGCCGTGGACGGCGTTCGCGAGACGTTCGATCGGGCGATCGAGGTCGGCGCCGACGCGATCGTCGCCCACCACGGGATCTTGTGGGGCGGCTTCGATCGCGTGACGGGCCGCACCTACGATCGAATCGCTCCGCTGATCGAGCACGACCTCGCGCTGTACGTCTCGCACCTGCCGCTCGACGGCCACCAGGAACTCGGGAACGCGGCCGGGGTGGCGGACGTGCTCGATCTCGAGAACCGAACGCCCTTCGGCGAACTCGGCTCCGAATACGTCGGCCAGCGCGGAGTCGCGTCCGACCCGTACGCGCCGGACGAACTCCGCGATCGGCTGGGGAGCGACCTCGAAACCGGCGACCGCTCCGTTCAGGTGCTCGAGTTCGGCCCCGACGAGATCGAGGAGGTCGCGATCGTCACGGGCAGCGGCACCGACTGGCTCGACGAGGCCGTCGCGGCGGGCGCGGACGCGCTCGTTACGGGCGAGGGCAAACAGCAGGTCTACCACGAGGCCAGGGAAGCGGGGATTCACGTCGTCCTCGCCGGCCACTACGCCACCGAGACGTTCGGCGTTCGATCGGTGCGGGACCTCGTCGACGACTGGGGCCTGGAGACGACGTACGTCGAGGTCCCGACGGGGCTGTAG
- a CDS encoding DUF6149 family protein: MKIRQNARHFASRKALETPVVRSVAKSGLVRLHTTIFTRKADPDHAEEREAHLDAFFDATIDAYLRALQDGYSEAEAREITHVQANFDFYNHGWTEMMEFPTDELEDHYDRYRDFFERWEITIDDPLGQFEPPAGIPEAPSTPEKLDDPEHPHAEGGFADDVYVETEDGDLVVGGREDPADADVSQAVGVDGDADDLADR, from the coding sequence ATGAAAATCCGCCAGAACGCACGTCACTTCGCCTCCCGGAAGGCGCTCGAGACGCCGGTCGTCCGATCGGTCGCCAAGTCCGGGCTGGTTCGGCTGCACACGACGATTTTTACGCGGAAGGCCGATCCCGACCACGCCGAGGAGCGGGAAGCGCACCTCGACGCCTTCTTCGACGCGACGATCGACGCCTATCTCCGGGCGCTCCAGGACGGGTACTCGGAGGCCGAGGCCCGCGAGATCACCCACGTCCAGGCCAACTTCGACTTCTACAACCACGGCTGGACCGAGATGATGGAGTTCCCGACCGACGAGCTCGAGGATCACTACGATCGCTACCGCGACTTCTTCGAGCGCTGGGAGATCACGATCGACGACCCGCTCGGCCAGTTCGAACCGCCGGCGGGGATCCCCGAAGCCCCGTCGACGCCCGAAAAGCTCGACGATCCGGAGCACCCCCACGCCGAGGGTGGCTTCGCGGACGACGTCTACGTCGAGACCGAGGACGGCGACCTCGTCGTCGGCGGCCGGGAGGACCCGGCCGACGCCGACGTCTCACAGGCGGTCGGCGTCGACGGTGACGCCGACGACCTGGCGGATCGCTGA